The Chloroflexota bacterium nucleotide sequence TGTTGGGGTTGGTGAGGAAGAGTAATTTCACCCCCACCCTTCCCTCCCCCGTCTTTGACGGGGGAGGGTTAGGGAGGGGGCTGATTACCCTTTCAACCGCATCTACATCAATCGAAAAATCCGCGCGACGCGGAACATCCATCACGCGCGCGCCGATGATGTGCGCGTAATGCGAGTACATCTCGAACGTCGGCGGACAGTTGACGATAGTATCGCCCGGTGCGAGGAATGCGCACTCGATCCAATCAATCAATTCATCGCCGCCGTTGCCGACAACGAGTTGCGACGCGTCCACGCCGACGTAACGCGCGAGCGCGGGAAGCAATTCATCCTGGGTCGCGTACCGATGCCAGTGACGAAAATCGGCGAGCGCGGCGACGGTGCGCGGCGATGGACCGAACGCGTTCTCGTTCGCATCGAGTTTGATGATGCGAGCAAAATCGTCGGTCGTGACGGGCGCCATGGTGTACGGCGGAAAGCCAAGCAGGTCTTGGCGCAGAAATTCTTCGGGATCAAGTGGTGGCATGTGTAACCTCAAATGCGACGGAGGACGGAGGACGAAGGACGAAAGTTTTTGCATTCGCCATTTACCCCAATTCTTCGCAGTAGCGTTTTCGTAATCAAAGATTGGCATTCGTCATTCTTCGGGTAGCGCAGATTTCAACAATGTCTGTTCTGCATTGATTGAGATACCAATTGGAAACCTGCGATAAATCAAGATTGACGCGCATAAATGTCGGCTGGTCGGATGGTAACTCGCTCAGCACTTGACCATTCGGCGCGATGGCAACTGTGGGGCTTGTCTGTTCAGAAGCAACGTTGTTCGCGCTAATCACAAACCTTTGTGTTTCCGCTGCTCGACTGACAAGATGACTTTGCCAAATAGTCCGCTCGTGCAACTTGCCAATTGCATTGTTGAGATGAAGAATAACTTGCGCTCCATTTCGTGCTAACCATCCCCACTGTTCAGGAAACCGTAGTTCACGACAGAGCTGAACGCCAAGTGTAACCACACCATTTGGCATATTTATTTTGAATACAGGTAAATCTGTTCCTGCTGTGAACGTGCCACGTTCATGTGTTGCCAAGTTAATTTTGTGATACACATAGCTTTGCCCATCAGGATTAAACCCCCAAGCCGCGTTGAACCAATGACCATCCTTCTGATAGCACGCTCCTACCCACAAGGAAATTTTTCGGCAACGCGCTTCTGTTTTGAGATGGTCTAAAGCTGTTTCTAATTCGCACAGGTCAATCTCGTCAAGAAAAGCCAAGTCATCAGAGTAACCAGAAACAGACCCTTCAGGAAAAATCACTAATTCTCCTGGCTGCGTCTCTTTGAGAACATTCTGAATAGATATCAGGTTTTGTTGAATCGAAAATGAAACCAGAAATTGCGCCACCACCGCAGTGAGGTTCATTCAGCTTCTCCTATCACTTGCTTCCGTCCTTCGTCCTCCGTCGCTCGTCCGTCCTCCGTCATTCGTCCTCGGTCATCCGTCTTCTTATCGCGCTCGCGTGCCCAGTCAATCCTTCCGTCTCCGCAAGAATCGCCGCGCGTTCGCCCAACTCGTGCGCCTCGCGCGCGCTCACGCTGAATACGCTCGTAATTTTCACAAAATCATTCACGTTCAACGGCGACGAAAATCGCGCCGTGCCCGCCGTCGGCATCACGTGACTCGGACCAATCACGTAATCGCCGAGCGCCTCGTTCGTCCACTCGCCCACAAACACGCCGCCCGCATTCTCCACCTTGCCGACCCAGTTCCACGGTTCGCGCACGAGCAAGCACATGTGCTCCGGCGCAAACGCGTTGCCCAGGTCCATCGCCTCGTCCAAATTGGCGATGACGATAATCGCGCCCTGCCCTGCCAGCGATTTCGCGATGATGTCGCGGCGGGAAAGAGAGACAAGTTGCTTTTCGATTTCCGCAACCACTTGGT carries:
- the hisC gene encoding histidinol-phosphate transaminase; this translates as MQKLSSFVLRPPSHLRLHMPPLDPEEFLRQDLLGFPPYTMAPVTTDDFARIIKLDANENAFGPSPRTVAALADFRHWHRYATQDELLPALARYVGVDASQLVVGNGGDELIDWIECAFLAPGDTIVNCPPTFEMYSHYAHIIGARVMDVPRRADFSIDVDAVERVISPLPNPPPSKTGEGRVGVKLLFLTNPNNPTGTPMPRADIERLLALPVMILLDEAYAEFGGETMVARVPTQPNLIILRTFSKWAGLAGLRVGYCVAHPRIADQLRRIKSPYNVNAAAIVAARASLDDVDYLRANIERIIAERERLTIALASLGFLQPVPSKTNFILCRVVGRDSLVLRDALASRGILIRAYKSGMLREYIRITVGTPEEDERLIQDLKELT
- a CDS encoding carbon-nitrogen hydrolase family protein — protein: MNLTAVVAQFLVSFSIQQNLISIQNVLKETQPGELVIFPEGSVSGYSDDLAFLDEIDLCELETALDHLKTEARCRKISLWVGACYQKDGHWFNAAWGFNPDGQSYVYHKINLATHERGTFTAGTDLPVFKINMPNGVVTLGVQLCRELRFPEQWGWLARNGAQVILHLNNAIGKLHERTIWQSHLVSRAAETQRFVISANNVASEQTSPTVAIAPNGQVLSELPSDQPTFMRVNLDLSQVSNWYLNQCRTDIVEICATRRMTNANL